GGTCGCGCTCGAGCTGGCCTGGAAGGGCTGCAAGGCCGTCTATCTCTCGTTCGACATCGATTCGATCGATCCCGGCTTCGCGCCCGGAACCGGCACGCCGGAGCCCGGGGGCCTCTTGCCACGGGAGGCTCTCGAGATGGTGCGACTGATCGCCCGCGAAGGCCTGTGCGGGATGGAGGTCGTCGAGGTCTCCCCTCCCTACGACGTGAACGACAACACCGCCCAGCTCGCCTGCCGGGTGATCCTGGACGTGCTGGGAAGCCTGGTCGTCGAGCGGAAGCTCGGCCATCGCGCGAAGGCGGGCAAGCAGAAGAAATGAGTCCCGGGTGGAGCCCCTGCGAAGAAATAAGTGCGCCGGCGCCTCGCCGACCCTGTGATAGGGTGAAGACCGCGATCGCCGTCGAGAGGAGGATTCCCGCATGAGAGCGCTCCCGCGCATTCCCACCTTGACGCTGGCCGTGGTGCTGGCGATCGCGCCCTCCGGGCTCGCCCAGGGGCCGATCAAGATCGGAGAGATCAACTCGTACTCCGGTGTCGGCGCCGCCTTCACGGCGCCCTACCGGGCTGCCCTCGAGATGGCGCTCGACGAGATCAACGCCAGGGGTGGCGTGCTCGGCCGCAAGATCGAGGTCGTGTTCCGGGACGACAAGCTCCGGCCCGACGAGGGCATCAAGCACGCGCAGGAGCTCGTGTTCCAGGAGAAGGTCGACTTCCTGATGGGGACCTTCTCCTCGGCCGTCGGGCTGGCGGTGTCGGATTTCGCCAAGAAGAACAAGATCGTGTTCCTGGCCGCCGAGCCCCTGACCGAGGCTCTGACATGGGAAAAGGGGCATCGCTACGCCTTTCGGGTCCGTCCCCACACCTGGGCCCAGGGCCGGATGCTGGCCGACCGCGCGGCCAAGCTCCCCTATAGCCGGTGGGCCAACATCGGGCCCGATTACGAGTACGGCCACAAGGCCTGGGAAGGCTTCTGGAACCGTCTCAAGGAGCTCAAGCCCGGCCTCACCGAGGTCTCGTCCTCCTTTCCCAAGCTCGGCGCCGGGCAGTACCTCGACCACATCAACAAGCTGGTGGCCGCCAACCCCGAGGCGGTCTACACCTCGCTCTTCGGGGGCGACTGGATCGCCTTCGTCAAGCAGGCCACCCCGTTCGGACTCTTCGCGGGTGAGCGCAAGAAGTTCGTCGTCGGCATCCTGCTCGGCGAGCCGGAGTACATCGACCCGCTCGGGAAGGATGCGCCCGACGGGATGCTGGTCACCGGCTATCCCTGGTACGGGATCGACACGCCGGCCCACAAGGCCTTCGTCGAGCGCTACGGCCGGTTCGTGAGCCAGAAGCAC
The genomic region above belongs to Candidatus Methylomirabilota bacterium and contains:
- a CDS encoding ABC transporter substrate-binding protein, with protein sequence MRALPRIPTLTLAVVLAIAPSGLAQGPIKIGEINSYSGVGAAFTAPYRAALEMALDEINARGGVLGRKIEVVFRDDKLRPDEGIKHAQELVFQEKVDFLMGTFSSAVGLAVSDFAKKNKIVFLAAEPLTEALTWEKGHRYAFRVRPHTWAQGRMLADRAAKLPYSRWANIGPDYEYGHKAWEGFWNRLKELKPGLTEVSSSFPKLGAGQYLDHINKLVAANPEAVYTSLFGGDWIAFVKQATPFGLFAGERKKFVVGILLGEPEYIDPLGKDAPDGMLVTGYPWYGIDTPAHKAFVERYGRFVSQKHPSLAKYPYQGSLVGYITMISMAEAIRKAGTTDAENVVKAMEGLKVDTPTGPITFRASDHQSTMGAWVGTTRFDPQRGVAVMADWEYVPGEKILPTDEEVKRLRPGN